From one Candidatus Angelobacter sp. genomic stretch:
- a CDS encoding phage regulatory CII family protein, translating into MESHELLQQVFQKISAKQIAAELGLSLSMIYKWSEPDDGTGSGAANPLDRIEALVRCTNDTRMVHWICERAGGFFIKNPKATWPHPIHLMPATNQIVQEFADLLAVIATAATDNQITKQEARNIRGRWEELKAVTEGFVQCCEEGNFAPLKKEPAAQVKAQ; encoded by the coding sequence ATGGAATCCCACGAACTGCTGCAGCAAGTCTTCCAGAAAATCAGCGCCAAACAGATTGCCGCCGAACTCGGCCTGTCGCTCTCGATGATTTACAAATGGTCCGAACCCGACGATGGCACGGGCAGCGGCGCGGCCAATCCGCTCGATCGCATCGAGGCCCTGGTGCGTTGCACCAATGACACGCGGATGGTCCACTGGATTTGCGAGCGGGCGGGCGGGTTCTTCATCAAAAACCCCAAGGCGACCTGGCCGCACCCGATTCATCTCATGCCGGCGACCAACCAGATCGTGCAGGAGTTCGCCGATCTGCTCGCGGTCATCGCCACCGCCGCGACCGACAACCAGATCACGAAGCAGGAAGCCAGGAACATCCGCGGCCGCTGGGAGGAATTGAAGGCCGTGACGGAGGGATTCGTGCAATGCTGCGAGGAGGGAAATTTCGCGCCGTTGAAGAAAGAGCCGGCGGCGCAGGTGAAGGCCCAATAA
- a CDS encoding NfeD family protein, which produces MEYTIYLICLGVGFVFTMFSAIFGHIFGHGGHDGHVDGSGGHAEAGIDSSDMPGVSAFSPTVIASFITAFGGFGVIFHQIPATHSPWASAPLAVVSGFLAAIGVLWLLRQLFSRTQSSSESKIGSLVGQLATIITPIPENGVGEIAYVQAGTRYSAPAREERGTPVATGKSVKITRVVGTQFYVEAA; this is translated from the coding sequence ATGGAATACACAATCTATCTCATCTGTTTGGGAGTTGGTTTTGTTTTCACAATGTTCAGCGCGATCTTCGGCCACATTTTTGGCCACGGCGGTCATGACGGCCACGTGGACGGCAGCGGCGGCCACGCCGAAGCGGGCATTGATTCCAGCGACATGCCGGGAGTGTCGGCGTTCAGCCCGACGGTCATCGCTTCTTTCATCACGGCCTTTGGTGGCTTTGGTGTGATTTTCCATCAAATACCGGCCACGCACAGTCCGTGGGCCAGCGCGCCATTGGCGGTCGTGAGCGGCTTTCTGGCGGCGATTGGCGTCCTGTGGTTGTTGCGACAACTTTTCAGCCGGACGCAGAGCTCCAGCGAATCGAAGATCGGCAGTCTGGTCGGCCAGTTGGCCACGATCATCACACCAATTCCGGAAAACGGCGTCGGCGAAATCGCCTACGTCCAGGCGGGCACGCGCTACTCCGCGCCGGCGCGTGAAGAACGTGGAACACCTGTGGCAACCGGAAAGTCTGTTAAAATCACGCGCGTCGTCGGGACGCAGTTTTATGTCGAAGCAGCCTGA
- a CDS encoding SPFH domain-containing protein — MNPIPMLAQSPLSGGIIAGVVVVIAITIIIGIAVVLSRYTKVGPNEVLIVSGKKHRYADPDGTIKTRGFRIVKGGGTFVYPVVEKVDILSLELLTIDVQTPEVYTSKGVPVKVDGVAQIKVKGDDISIATAAEQFLGKNTDEIRNIATQTLEGHLRAILGTMTVEEIYQNRDAFASKVQEVAAGDMANMGLGIVSFTIRDIRDTQGYLDALGKPRIAQVKRDAQIAQAEADRDAMIKSSQATQAGQEAKFAADSKIAEAQRDYQSNVAGYQATVNQKKAEADLAYDLQKFKTGQLVKAEEVQVQIVEKQKQIELQQQEILRKQRELEAMVQKPADAERYKVETLANAKKFQLETEAAGTASAAKATGFANADVAKATGIAEAEANKARGLAEAAIIEAQGKATASAMQQKAESFKQYNEAAVIEMIVRVLPEVAGRISEPLSKTEKIVIINSGSGPGGGASKLTGDVTQIISQLPPVLESLTGVKFEKLLEQVPALKKAMGKDEPQK, encoded by the coding sequence ATGAACCCAATCCCGATGCTCGCCCAATCCCCCCTCTCCGGCGGAATCATCGCCGGCGTCGTCGTGGTGATCGCCATTACGATCATCATCGGCATCGCTGTCGTACTCAGCCGCTACACCAAGGTCGGCCCGAACGAGGTGCTGATCGTCTCCGGCAAAAAGCACCGCTACGCAGACCCCGACGGCACGATCAAGACGCGCGGCTTCCGCATCGTCAAGGGCGGCGGCACGTTCGTTTATCCGGTGGTGGAAAAGGTGGACATCCTTTCGCTCGAACTGCTCACGATCGATGTTCAGACGCCGGAGGTTTATACGAGCAAAGGCGTGCCGGTGAAAGTGGACGGCGTCGCGCAGATCAAGGTCAAGGGCGACGACATCTCCATCGCCACCGCCGCCGAACAATTCCTCGGCAAGAACACCGACGAAATCCGCAACATCGCCACGCAAACGCTCGAAGGCCATTTGCGCGCCATCCTCGGCACGATGACCGTCGAGGAGATTTACCAGAACCGCGATGCGTTCGCCTCGAAGGTCCAGGAAGTCGCCGCTGGCGACATGGCCAACATGGGTCTCGGCATTGTGAGCTTCACGATTCGCGACATCCGCGACACCCAGGGTTATCTCGACGCTCTCGGCAAGCCGCGCATCGCCCAGGTCAAACGCGACGCCCAGATCGCCCAGGCCGAAGCCGACCGCGACGCGATGATCAAGTCGTCGCAGGCGACCCAGGCCGGACAGGAGGCAAAATTCGCCGCCGACTCAAAGATTGCCGAAGCGCAGCGCGACTACCAGTCCAACGTCGCGGGCTATCAGGCCACGGTAAACCAGAAAAAGGCCGAGGCCGATCTGGCGTATGACTTGCAGAAGTTCAAGACCGGCCAGCTCGTGAAGGCGGAGGAAGTGCAGGTGCAGATCGTTGAGAAACAAAAGCAGATCGAATTGCAACAGCAGGAAATCCTCCGCAAGCAGCGCGAACTTGAAGCGATGGTGCAAAAGCCAGCCGATGCCGAGCGCTACAAGGTCGAAACGCTGGCCAACGCGAAAAAATTCCAGCTCGAAACCGAGGCCGCCGGCACCGCTTCCGCCGCGAAGGCCACCGGTTTCGCCAACGCAGACGTTGCCAAGGCGACCGGTATTGCCGAGGCCGAAGCGAACAAGGCGCGCGGTCTGGCCGAGGCCGCCATCATCGAAGCGCAGGGCAAGGCCACCGCTTCCGCGATGCAACAAAAGGCCGAGTCGTTCAAGCAGTACAATGAGGCGGCGGTCATTGAGATGATCGTGCGGGTGCTGCCGGAAGTGGCGGGCAGGATCAGCGAACCGCTGAGCAAGACGGAAAAGATTGTCATCATCAACAGCGGCAGCGGTCCCGGCGGCGGCGCGAGCAAACTGACCGGTGACGTGACCCAGATCATCAGCCAGTTGCCGCCGGTGCTCGAGAGCCTCACCGGCGTGAAGTTCGAAAAACTGCTGGAACAGGTGCCCGCGCTGAAGAAGGCGATGGGGAAGGATGAACCCCAAAAGTGA